Genomic segment of Phreatobacter oligotrophus:
ACCGCGTCGCTGACCCGCGAGGCGCCGCCGGTCAGCGCCACGATGGCCTCGGTGCGCGGGCTCGACGGATCGTAGGGGCGGGTGGCGCTCTCGGCGAAGGCGATGAAGCCGCCGAGGAGCCCGGCCGCCAGGGAGGCGCAGATCGCGGGGAGCAGAAATCCTGGGCGCATGAGCCGACGCAATGCGGGAACCCGGCCGGACCGATCATCCGCCGGGGCAGTACCCGTCTCGCGGCCGGGGAGGTTCCGGCCTGACGCATTGTCCATGCGCAGGGTCGTCATGGAGAAGATCATAGCGCCGAATGCGGCAATCCGAAGTCCCCTTCGTGATGGCCTGCCACGCGTCCTGCCAAAGGCTTAAGCGTGTCTTGCCGGGCTCGCCGCCTCCCCCTTCGGCCGGATTGACTTGAGGTCTGCCGCCCCGAACTCTGGCGGCCTGATCCGGAGACCCCCGATGCGTGCCGTCCTGTGCAAGGCCTATGGCCCCCCCGAGAGCCTCGTCGTCGAGGAGCTGCCCGATCCGGTGCCCGGCCCCGGCGAGGCCGTGGTCGCCGTCACGGCGGTCGGCCTCAACTTCTTCGACAACCTGATCATCAAGAACATGTACCAGGTGAAGCCCGAGCTGCCCTTCTCGCCGGGCTCGGAATTCGCCGGCCGCGTCGCTGCCCTCGGCGAGGGCGTCACCGGCCTGAAGGTCGGCGACCGCGTCCTCGGCAACGTGCCGCACGGCGCTGCCCGCACCCACATCGTCGCCAAGGCCAAGACCCTCGCCCCGATTCCTGACGGCCTCACCGACGAGCAGGCCGCCGGCATGATCATCACCTATGGCACCACGATCCACGCGCTGAAGGACCGCGCTCAGCTGAAGCCCGGCGAGACGCTGGCCGTCCTCGGCGCTGCCGGCGGCGTCGGCCTCGCGGCGATCGAGCTCGGCAAGGCGATGGGGGCGAAGGTCATCGCCTGCGCCTCCTCCGACGACAAGCTCACCTTCTGCCGCGAGCACGGCGCCGACGAGGTGCTGAACTATGCGACGCACGACCTCAAGGAAGGGCTGCGGGCCCTGACCGGAGGCAAGGGCCCGGACGTCATCTATGATCCCGTGGGCGACAAGCTGGCCGAGCCGGCCTTGCGCGCCATCGCCTGGGAGGGCCGCTTCCTGGTCATCGGCTTTGCCGGCGGCGAGATCCCGAAGATCCCGCTGAACCTCACCCTGCTGAAGGGCTGCGACATCCGCGGCGTGTTCTGGGGCGCCTTCGCCCAGAAGGAGCCGGAGAAGAACCGGCAGAACCTCATCCAGGTGGCGAAATGGACGGCGGAGGGCAAGCTCTCCCTCCACGTCCACGGCACCTATCCGCTGGAGAAGATCGCCGAGGCGCTGAACGTGCTGACCAGCCGCCAGGCCCGCGGCAAGGTCATCCTCAAGCCCTGAGCGACCGGCTCAGGCGGCGTTGGCCACGAGGACGGGCGCGCGGGTGACGAGGTCGGCCTCGACCGCGGCGCGGGCCTCCGCGCTTTCGGCGATGAGGTGGACATGCACCTCCTCGGCCCGCTTCATCTGGGCGAGCCGGGCAAGCGCAGCGCCGGACGCTGGCGAGCGCCCGGCCCAGAGCGCCACGCGGGTGCCGTCCGCCTCGCGGCGGGCCAGCACCACGACGGCGCCGGGATAGGCCGGCGCGGCAGTGACATCATGCACGGTGACGAGGTAGCGGCGCCCCGAGGCGCCGCGCCAGGCGTGGAAGCGGGAGGCGAGCCCGGCCGCGGCGAGGGCGGCGGGCGTTCCGGCATCGAAAGCGTGGATCATCTGGCGGTTCGACATGAGAACATAATGCGAACAGACCGGCGCCGCGGTCAAGCGCCCTGTGGGACCCGACGCCCCGCCTGCTGCCAGCGTTCTGGCAGGAGCCGTCAGTGGCCGGCGGCGAGCGTGCCGCGCTGCCGGCTGTCGGAGGCCCCCGCCCAGCCGCCGGGCACGGCGAGGATGGCGTTGACGTTGCCGAAGGCCGGCCGC
This window contains:
- a CDS encoding NADPH:quinone oxidoreductase family protein is translated as MRAVLCKAYGPPESLVVEELPDPVPGPGEAVVAVTAVGLNFFDNLIIKNMYQVKPELPFSPGSEFAGRVAALGEGVTGLKVGDRVLGNVPHGAARTHIVAKAKTLAPIPDGLTDEQAAGMIITYGTTIHALKDRAQLKPGETLAVLGAAGGVGLAAIELGKAMGAKVIACASSDDKLTFCREHGADEVLNYATHDLKEGLRALTGGKGPDVIYDPVGDKLAEPALRAIAWEGRFLVIGFAGGEIPKIPLNLTLLKGCDIRGVFWGAFAQKEPEKNRQNLIQVAKWTAEGKLSLHVHGTYPLEKIAEALNVLTSRQARGKVILKP